TCCAGAGTCCACTCGTTATTCAAGTTCAGCTGTCGCAGTTTGTTTTCGCTAACTTCTGACAGGAACACAGCGAATCGCTTCGAGTATAGTGGGTCGTACTGATCGATCATGTGCAGCATGAAGGCAAAGTCATTTTTCACGTCGGGGATGTCGCTATACCTGCTCTCCTCGCGGATCGACTCGAAAGAGTAGCGTCTTAGCGAGCTGCTAATTATCCAGTAGAGCGTGTACATGCAAATGAGGCCGTAAACCATCACCAGACTGATGTAGAAGCAGGCCAGGATTTTAAAAAGTGTCGCGAGCGGATGAGCGCAGCGGTACATGCTATAACCAGTCAACCGCTTGATGTCCACGGTACACTTTACGCTAAACTTAATGTAGTGAACGTAGTACATGGTGTAGCAGATGATAAAGATGAATTGCATGACTTTGATGATTGTTTGGCGGATGTAAAGATGGTGTACGATGTCTCCCTCTTCAACGTGGATACGGAATTTCTTCACCTGAGGAAAAACAACGCATGAGGTTAGTTTTGGAATACTTGAGGtccattccaaaacctagtgagctgcctcgctgtctactgtctacattAGGCAGCTGCCTGCAATCTAACCAAGGTGGAACCTCAAaagcgatttttttttaaacactgtacATGGACAGCAAGTCTGCATGTCACAAATAGTGCCATTCATGGAGgtttggatttaaggcagtgttatgattCGGGGTTGCTTCAACTGGTCAGGTCTAGGCCCAGCAAtgttatgaatcaataaaatgaagtcagccgagtacctgaatgaccaggttataccatcaatggatttttttcttccctgacggcacggacATATTCCagaatgacaatgccaagatttattgggcttaaattgtgaaagagtggtttagggagcatgaggaatcattttcacacatgaattggccaccacagagtcctgaccttaaccccattgaaagtctttgggatgtgccagagaagactttacggagtggttcgactctcccgtcgtcaatacaagatctcggccaaaaatgaatgcaactttggatggaaaataaatgttgtgatgttgcataaggttgtcgaaacaatgccacaacgaatgcgCGCCGTAAtaaaagctaaaggcagtccaatgaaatattagagtatgtaaaacatttttttggccTGGCAgtgtatgaaagaaattctctctcagctaatgcagGTAATGACTAATGCTACTAACAaggtagtttttttattttatcaatagtttttcatcattttggtcacattttagctttttaaaaattattccaacaataaatataatgtcttgaaattgcatgtaTTTTATTGCAGGAATACAGCATAGTGCAAAAAGTTTTAGGCGGTATAGTGATTGACCATGAAACACATTTAACCATTCACCTATTGTGCCTGCGCCACACAGTAAATGAGGAACATGTATGTGTTGTTTCAGTAATGTGTATTACCACCTTGTTTCCACACAAGATTTCACTCAAAGCTTCAGCTCCATACtggaaaaaatgaacattcaTATGTTGAAACACGGAGCATGCATTTAGCTCTGATTCAGGAAAATCTCTACGTTTTCCCACATAGCCTACTTGAGTCCACCGTCTGCATGCACGCAGCTTAGAGGGAACGTTggtttcaaaaataatgccataactaACTGTGTTGTTATTAaaggtttctttttgttttagtttttttccccaatttggaatgcccaattcccaatgcgctctaagtcctcctggtggcgtagtgactcgcctcaatccaggtggcggaggacgaatctcagttgcttcctcgtctgagaccgtcaatccgcgcatcttatcacgtgtcttgttgagcgtgttaccgcggaatcatagcgtgtgtggaggcttcacgctattctctgcggcatccacacacaactcaccacgcgccccaccgagagcgagaaccacattatagcgaccacaaggaggttaccccatgtgactctaccctccctagtaaccgggccaatttggttgcttaggagacctggctggagtcactcagcacaccctggattcgaactcgtgactccagtggtggtagtcagcgtctttactcgctgaggtacccaggcccccttaaagGTTTCTTTTTTGATGTttctgatcaacaactgactgtaaagaacagaaaggatattaaatgagacattatacaatgacaaatggattgcatggatctgaTCTGATCGCATATCTGAGTGaattacttgcattgtagagggCTGCACTGAGCAAAATGTCGATCTTGGGATTtataaaactttacagctcaaataataaacaagttttataAGAAGAATTaaagcaagtgcttttataaaattataagattcacatttctgccttcaaaccctccaaaaattggccccattcacttccattgtaagtgcctcactgtctatttttatttttaaaaagaaaaggagggacgagtcaaaatatatatatttttttggtaatcaatattatgccacaaaagctgtcgattgagctttacttgtattgaacccagaatattcctttaaaatatatacacaccAACCTTTTCAAACAGTGCTTTGGCCTGCTCGCCCTCTTTCTTATCCAAGACACCCGTCTCGGAGCGGTCCACGATGCCCTGTTCAATCCGAGACTTGGTCCTTTGCAGCATCGGAACACTTGCCTCCACATCCTGGTCATTGACACTCAACGTTTTTTTGTCCATCGATCCGTTCATCTTCCCTGCCTGTTTTGGGTCACTCTCCTCCACCACTGTTTCAGACAGCGCTCTCGTTGTCCACGGGGAGTCAAAACATTTCAGCAGAATCGACACGAAATGCTCCAGCTTCGAACTGGTCCTTGGAAACTTAAACCAGAAGTTGCTACAAGCTAGAAAAATGAGCGTGTGCAGCAACACCAGATATGGGAAATACTTCGCAAACCAGTGGAGCTTGTTTTCATAACATACAGCGTCCACATAGTTATACTGGTGTCTGTCGAGGTCATATTTGATGCCCGTCGGTTCAGGATCAAGTGGCGCGCTGGTGTCGAGTTGTTGGCAGGTCTGGTTCACGACCCATTTGCATGGCAGGCAAATCATTTTGTCCTGCGTGACCTGCAGCGTGCCACCGAACACTGCAATCATCAGCATTACGATGGAGATGTAGTCTGTGAACACGTCCCACCATGGTTTAAGAATTCGGTATGCCGGCTGTGTGTCAACAAAGTACCGAAGTTCAGTGATGGGAATCATGACAGTTTACCTGGGAAACAGAAAGATGGAGAAAGGATATTATTGGaatattatttgatattattacaaaatacatatttatttattttacattaagacCAAAAATAGACTGATGTTATACATAGATGGGTGAATTTTACAAAAAAGGTCAAAAGAATGcctgggtcatatttcatcccaaaatcaaacaaaaacaaaacaaaaaaagaaattatattttgtttaaaataattaaaactattttttaaaccattaaaatatatttaaaactctaaaaaaaaatattttatttaaattttattttttattttaaatatcaaaatggtgtcttatGTCATTTTTGTGACAAGCATGTCTACACCCTTGCAACAAAAATtactatgattaaaaaaaaatctattatatatattatatacagtggtgtgaaaaagtgtttgcccccttcctcatttcttatttttttgcatgtttgtcacacttaaatgtttcagatcatcaaacaagtttaaatattagtcaaagataacacaagtaaacacaaaatgcagtttttaaatgaaggttgttattattaagggaaaacaaaatccaaacctacatggccctgtgtgaaaaagtgtttgccccacctgttaaaacataacttaactgtggtttatcacacctgagttcaatttctctagccacacccaggcctgattactgccacacctgttctcaatcaagaaatcacttaaataggacctgcctgacaatgtgaagtagaccaaaagatcttcaaaagctagacatcatgccgagatccaaagaaattcaggaacaaatgagaaagaaagtaactgagatctatcagtctggaaaaggttataaagccatttctaaagctttgggactccagagaaccacagtgagagccattatccacaaatggcgaaaacatggaacagtggtgaaccttcccaggagtggccggccaaccgaaattaccccaagagcgcagcgacgactcatccaagaggttacaaaagaccccacaacaacatccaaagaactgcaggcctcacttgcctcagttaaggtcagtgttcatgactccactataagaaagagactgggcaaaaatggcctgcatggcagagttccaagatgaaaaccactgctgagcaaaaagaacattaaggctcatctcatttttgctagaaaacatcttgatgatccccatgacttttgggaaaatactctgtggactgacgagacaaaagttgaactttttggaaggtgtgtgtcccattacatctggcgtaaaagtaacaccgcatttcagaaaaagaacatcataccaacagtaaaatatggtggtggtagtgtgatggtctggggctgttttgctgcttcaggacctggaagacttgctgtgataaatggaaccatgaattctgctgtctaccaaaaaatcctgaaggtgaatgtccggccatctgttcgtgacctcaagctgaagcgaacttgggttctgcagcaggacaatgatccaaaacacaccagcaagtccacctctgaatggctgaagaaaaacaaaatgaagactttggagtggcctagtcaaag
The DNA window shown above is from Myxocyprinus asiaticus isolate MX2 ecotype Aquarium Trade chromosome 40, UBuf_Myxa_2, whole genome shotgun sequence and carries:
- the LOC127431100 gene encoding volume-regulated anion channel subunit LRRC8A-like; the encoded protein is MIPITELRYFVDTQPAYRILKPWWDVFTDYISIVMLMIAVFGGTLQVTQDKMICLPCKWVVNQTCQQLDTSAPLDPEPTGIKYDLDRHQYNYVDAVCYENKLHWFAKYFPYLVLLHTLIFLACSNFWFKFPRTSSKLEHFVSILLKCFDSPWTTRALSETVVEESDPKQAGKMNGSMDKKTLSVNDQDVEASVPMLQRTKSRIEQGIVDRSETGVLDKKEGEQAKALFEKVKKFRIHVEEGDIVHHLYIRQTIIKVMQFIFIICYTMYYVHYIKFSVKCTVDIKRLTGYSMYRCAHPLATLFKILACFYISLVMVYGLICMYTLYWIISSSLRRYSFESIREESRYSDIPDVKNDFAFMLHMIDQYDPLYSKRFAVFLSEVSENKLRQLNLNNEWTLEKIRQRITKNSQEKLELHLFMLSGIPDTVFDLLELEVLKLELIPDVTIPPIIAQLSNLVELWLYHTPAKIEAPALAFLRENLKSLHIKFTDIKEIPLWIYSLKNLSELHLTGNLSAENNRFIVIDGLRELKRLKFLRLKSNLTKLPQMVTDVGVHLQKLSINNEGTKLMVLNSLKKMVNLTELELVRCDLERIPHSIFSLHNLQEIDLKDNNLKTIEEIISFQHLHRLVCLKLWYNQIAYIPIQIGTLTNLERLYLNRNKIEMIPAQLFFCRKLRYLDLSHNNLTSIPPDIGFLQNLQYFAVTANRIETLPPELFQCKKLRTLNLGNNCLTALPSRFGELTGLTQLELRGNRLEGLPVELSECRLLKRSGLIVEEDLFNTLPPEFKDQLWRTDKEQA